From Thermoleophilia bacterium, one genomic window encodes:
- a CDS encoding type II secretion system F family protein, giving the protein MATYVYTARRERGAPVKGEIVGESKAAVVAELRRKGLTVLALEEKRGGLPDLASLLESSQRIKIRDKAVFARQFATMINSGLPVLRALYVLGEQTENKRFKKIIKAVREDVESGMALSDAMQKHPAAFDRLYVAMVRAGEASGALDQTLMRLASQLEKDDALRRQIKSAMAYPVLIACFAICVFIGLLVFIIPMFVKMYADLGGELPLLTRIMMGLSDLIAHWWFIVFPVLGLLAWSLNRLKNTEQGRRAWDRMKLRLPMKLGPVVQKIAVARFARTLATLFGAGVPILQAVEITGKTSGNAVIEDALVEVKENIRSGESIAKPLAKVSVFPPMVTQMIAIGEETGALDTMLNKIADFYETEVEAAVKSLTSIIEPIMMLFVGGLVGVCVISMYLPMFQMMNLVK; this is encoded by the coding sequence GTGGCGACCTATGTATACACGGCCAGACGAGAGCGAGGCGCTCCGGTCAAGGGAGAGATAGTAGGTGAAAGCAAGGCGGCCGTTGTTGCCGAGCTGAGGCGCAAGGGATTGACGGTCCTTGCCTTAGAGGAGAAGCGCGGAGGGCTGCCCGACCTTGCATCTTTGCTGGAGAGCTCGCAGCGCATAAAAATCAGGGACAAGGCCGTGTTCGCTCGGCAGTTCGCCACCATGATCAACTCAGGACTCCCGGTGTTGCGTGCTTTGTACGTGCTCGGGGAGCAGACAGAAAACAAGAGGTTCAAGAAGATCATCAAAGCTGTCCGCGAAGACGTTGAGTCGGGCATGGCGTTATCCGACGCGATGCAAAAACATCCGGCAGCATTTGACCGGCTTTATGTGGCAATGGTTAGAGCCGGGGAAGCTAGCGGCGCACTTGACCAGACGCTCATGCGTCTGGCTAGCCAGCTGGAGAAGGATGACGCCCTTCGTCGTCAGATCAAGTCAGCCATGGCATACCCGGTGCTGATAGCCTGCTTTGCAATATGCGTCTTTATCGGGTTGCTCGTCTTCATCATTCCGATGTTTGTAAAGATGTATGCAGATCTGGGAGGCGAGTTGCCGCTGCTTACTCGGATCATGATGGGGTTGAGCGACCTGATTGCCCACTGGTGGTTTATCGTCTTTCCGGTCCTAGGTCTGCTGGCTTGGAGCTTGAACCGGCTCAAGAACACTGAGCAAGGGCGGCGTGCTTGGGACCGCATGAAGTTGAGGCTACCCATGAAGCTTGGGCCCGTCGTTCAGAAAATCGCGGTGGCGAGGTTCGCCCGGACACTCGCAACCTTGTTCGGAGCTGGGGTTCCCATTCTGCAGGCAGTCGAAATCACGGGAAAAACCTCGGGCAACGCGGTGATCGAAGACGCGCTTGTGGAAGTCAAGGAAAATATCCGGTCGGGTGAGTCGATAGCCAAACCGCTTGCCAAGGTATCAGTTTTTCCACCGATGGTTACCCAAATGATAGCTATAGGCGAGGAAACCGGGGCCCTTGACACGATGCTAAACAAGATAGCTGATTTCTACGAGACCGAGGTTGAAGCGGCTGTCAAATCGCTGACGTCGATCATTGAGCCCATCATGATGCTCTTCGTTGGCGGCTTGGTGGGTGTGTGCGTAATCTCAATGTATCTCCCGATGTTCCAGATGATGAATCTGGTTAAGTAG
- a CDS encoding type IV pilus twitching motility protein PilT: MDINDILKQVVEKQASDLHISVGLPPIVRVDGRLQPLDMPPLKPTDTRELIYSFLTQEQRQKLETEWELDLSYSVYGVARFRVNVYFQRGTLSAAFRLIPVKIKTLEELGLPKVLHTFATKPRGLVLVTGPTGSGKSTTLAAIIDEINRTRDDHIVTIEDPIEFLHNHKRCLVNQREVGSDTKAFATALRSVLRQDPDVILIGEMRDLETIQIALTAAETGHLVLATLHTQDCPQTIDRMIDVFPPHQQEQIRVQIAATLEGVVTQQLIPKAGGVGRVVACEVLIATPAVRNLIREGKTHQLYTVMQTGGQYGMQTMNAALADLVRRGQITKDMALRRSSMPDELERLLLVGAA; this comes from the coding sequence TTGGACATTAATGACATCCTGAAACAGGTCGTGGAAAAACAGGCCTCAGATCTCCACATATCGGTCGGACTGCCTCCAATTGTGCGCGTCGACGGCAGATTGCAGCCGCTCGACATGCCGCCACTAAAGCCGACCGATACTCGGGAACTCATCTACAGCTTCCTAACGCAAGAGCAACGGCAGAAGCTCGAGACCGAATGGGAGCTGGATCTTTCGTATTCTGTGTACGGCGTGGCTCGTTTCCGCGTGAACGTCTACTTCCAGAGAGGCACACTAAGCGCCGCATTTCGGCTCATCCCTGTGAAAATAAAGACCCTTGAGGAGCTTGGTCTGCCAAAGGTGCTTCACACTTTCGCCACCAAGCCTAGAGGGCTTGTCCTGGTTACAGGGCCGACCGGATCTGGAAAGTCCACCACGCTCGCGGCCATCATTGATGAGATCAACCGTACACGCGATGATCACATCGTGACCATCGAGGATCCTATTGAGTTTCTGCACAATCACAAACGGTGCTTGGTTAACCAACGCGAAGTCGGGTCAGACACCAAAGCCTTTGCCACAGCTCTGCGGTCTGTACTGCGGCAGGATCCTGACGTAATCCTCATCGGCGAGATGCGCGACCTGGAGACTATTCAAATCGCACTTACTGCTGCAGAGACAGGCCATCTTGTGTTGGCTACCTTGCACACCCAGGATTGTCCCCAGACCATTGACCGCATGATAGACGTGTTTCCTCCTCACCAACAGGAACAGATTCGCGTGCAAATCGCTGCCACGTTGGAAGGGGTGGTTACCCAGCAGCTTATCCCCAAAGCAGGGGGTGTCGGCCGGGTTGTGGCGTGTGAGGTGCTAATTGCCACTCCGGCAGTAAGAAATCTGATTCGAGAGGGCAAGACACATCAGCTGTATACCGTGATGCAGACTGGCGGTCAGTACGGCATGCAGACCATGAACGCCGCACTAGCGGATCTTGTCCGCAGAGGCCAGATCACAAAAGACATGGCCTTGCGTCGCAGCTCTATGCCTGATGAGCTCGAGCGGCTGCTGCTAGTGGGCGCTGCTTAA